The sequence GCCGACAGATGGCCGGCGGTCGCAACCACGGTATAGAGCCCCGGCCAGTCGGCCACGAAACGGCCGTCGTCGACCTGCCCCGGCCCGGCGGGCGCCACGATGCTGTCGTCGGGCATGTAGGCGAGCGACCAGGTGACCGGGGCGCCCGGCACCTCGTTGCCGGCGTCGTCCAGCACGGAGGCGGTGAACTGCACCACGTCGCCGGTGAGGAGGTCGCCTCCGCCGCCGGCGAGCTGGACGGACGTGGCCGGGAAGGCCTCCACGGTGCGCTCGACCGAACCCCGCACCCCCTCCACCATGGCCGTCACGGTGACGGGGCCGGGGCGGTGGGCGGTGACATTGCCGAAAGCGTCCACCGAGGCCACCTCGGTGTCGGATACCGACCAGGCGACCTCGGCGGTCGGGCGCGGCGACCCGTCCGCGTGCCGGGCGGTAGCCGCGTAGCGCACCGTCGTGCCGGCGTACAGCAGGTCGCCACCCGCCTGCACCTCGACGGTCGCCACCTCCGGCCAATCCACCACCACCGGAATCGTGAGCTGGGCCACCGGCGCTCCGCTGGCGGGCATCACCACCATCGCCTGCACGTCGTACTGGCCGGCCTCGAAGGCCTCGATGTTCCCGTCACGAATGCGCAGCGCCCGCCGCGGCGCGCTCACCCGGATCGGAATGTCCACCGCCGCGCCCGCGGCGTCGTAGGCGGTCACCACCAGCGGCACGACGTCCCCCACCCTGAGCGAAAGCTCGGCGGGCTCGGCCTCCAGCCGCGTGACCACGGTGGGATCGGGTTCCGGAGTCTGGGCGGCCAACTCCACCGCCGACGGGAGCGCGGGCGCCGTCAGGACGACGGCTGCCGGGAGAATGAGCCTGAAAGAACGCATGGGACCTCCTTGCTGCGGGCACGACATCCTTCAGCCGTCAGAATAGCGCGCGCGGGTGAGGTGCGGAAAGAGTCCGAGGGCCTGTCACCACCCGTCGCCGTCGATCAGGATCACCGGGGTGTACGTGATGACGCCCTCACCGTCTATCGTCGCCAGGAGCCTGCCGTCTTGCCAGAACTCGACTGTGTCGGTCTCGCTGACGAACGCGTGATACCGCATGAACGCGCCGGCGTATATGGTGCGTCCCCGGATCGCCGCCGCCTCGTCCGGCGTGACCTCGACACGCTGCACCGTGCCAGCAGGAACGATGCCTTCAAGACCATCGCCGCGCGCTGGCGTTGACGGGCCACAGCCAGCCACGAGCAGCATCAGCCACAAGTACCTGGTCATCGCTTGCCCCTGATGGAGCCGGATCGACGTTCTCCAGTGCCGACTGCCGCGCTATCGAGATGGTCGCCGTCGCGGGTGCCCGATTCGCCGTTCCAGGCTCGCAATCCACGACACCACGTTCGGCTCCGGTGCAGGTTCGCCGGCCAGCCTCCTCAGGTCAAGCATGATGCCTCGCAGGCGTGGCTGGTGGCGCAGGGCGAGTGACGTCCTTCGACTGACGATTGGACGCTATGCCAATAACGATTGGACGCTGTGTCAGTAACGATTAGACGCTATTCCCATAACGATTGGACGCTGCTAGATTCCGCTCTCGAAGCCACGCCCGCCGCGACTGGCAGGAGACCGTCGCGCCGGGGTGCCAGGCCAGCCGGCGGATGCACTGCCATGTTCCCACGCTACACCGCGCGTCTTGTCGGGGAGGCACTCGCCGACACGCCGGCCGTCTTCCTTCTCGGTGCCCGGCAGGTGGGCAAGACCACCCTGGTCAGGCGTCTCATCGACGAGAGCTGGGAATACATCACCTTCGACGATTCGGCTCAGGTTGAGGTGGCGCGCGCCGACCCGTTGGGCTTCATCCGCAACCTCCCCCCGAAGAGGATCGCGCTCGATGAAGTGCAGCGCGTTCCCGAAACTCTGCTGGCGATCAAGCAGGCAATCGACGAGCGGCGAACCGCCGGCCGATTCCTCCTGACGGGTTCAGCTAACGCGCTGGTGCTGCCCATCGTCTCCGACGCGCTGGTAGGAAGAATGGAGGCGGTCCGCCTGGCTACCCTGTCCGAATGCGAGATCGCCGGACGGGAGCCGTCCTTTCTCCGAAAGCTCCTGCGAGGCGAGACGCCGGCAGCGCGGGAACTCAGGATCCGGAACCATCTGGCAAACCGCGTCGTCACGGGCTGCTTTCCGGAACCACTGTTGCGAGGCAGCGAGCGACGCATCCAGGCGTGGTACCAACAATACGCGAACACGCTGGTCCAAAGGGATCTGGACGATCTGGCACGGATCGAGCACCTCGAAGCGATGCCCAGGCTGCTGCAGCTCGTTGCCGTGCTTTCGGGACAACTGGTCAATCTCACCGAACTCGGAGGACGGCTCGGCCTGAATCGGCTGACGGCCGGAAGGTACTTCGCCCTTCTGGAGCAACTCTTCCTGGTCGAGCGCCTGCCGGCCTGGCACTCGAACGAGTTCAAACGGCTGGTCAAGACGCCCAAGATGCACGCCGTCGACACCGGCATGACGTGCGCGTTGCGAGGGATGACACGGCGCAGGCTTCTCGCCCGTCCGGCGGACTTCGGTGCGCTGCTCGAGTCCTTCGTCTACAACGAACTCCGGAAGCAGGCGCTGTGGCTGGAAGACCCGGTCACGTTCCATCACTATCGTGACAAGGACAAGGTCGAGGTGGACATCGTGGTCGAGAGCGCATCCGGGGGCTGCTTCGCCGTGGAGGTCAAGGCGGGCGCGACGCTCACGTCCAGGGACTTTCTCGGCCTGAAACGTTTCCGCCGAGTTGCCGGGAAGCGATTCCGCATGGGTGTCCTGCTCTACGACGGAGATCACACCACGGCGTTCGGTGATGGGCTGTTCGCCGTGCCGACGGGTGCGCTGTGGAGTTGAGAGGCATCCCATGACCCCACCCACCGCCGACCTCACCCCCACCGAAGCCCGCGTGCTGGCCGCCATCGACATGGACGGGCTGCTCGACACCATCTCGCGGCTGGTGGCGATTCCCACCGACCAGGGCCGGGAGACGCCCGCGCAGGAACGGATGGCGGGATGGATGGCTCAGGCGGGCATGAACGTGGACGTCTGGGCGATCGACTTCGAAGAGTTGGCCAGGCACCCCCGCTTCAGCATCGAGATCGAGCGCGGACGATCGCTGGGGGTGGTGGGGTCGCTCGGGGGCGGGGACGGCTCGCTCAGG comes from Gammaproteobacteria bacterium and encodes:
- a CDS encoding ATP-binding protein encodes the protein MFPRYTARLVGEALADTPAVFLLGARQVGKTTLVRRLIDESWEYITFDDSAQVEVARADPLGFIRNLPPKRIALDEVQRVPETLLAIKQAIDERRTAGRFLLTGSANALVLPIVSDALVGRMEAVRLATLSECEIAGREPSFLRKLLRGETPAARELRIRNHLANRVVTGCFPEPLLRGSERRIQAWYQQYANTLVQRDLDDLARIEHLEAMPRLLQLVAVLSGQLVNLTELGGRLGLNRLTAGRYFALLEQLFLVERLPAWHSNEFKRLVKTPKMHAVDTGMTCALRGMTRRRLLARPADFGALLESFVYNELRKQALWLEDPVTFHHYRDKDKVEVDIVVESASGGCFAVEVKAGATLTSRDFLGLKRFRRVAGKRFRMGVLLYDGDHTTAFGDGLFAVPTGALWS